One part of the Azospirillum sp. B510 genome encodes these proteins:
- a CDS encoding LacI family DNA-binding transcriptional regulator, giving the protein MFSRDDPQERQGRVTLHDVAAASGVSKSTVSRILDERLPRSESETARKVRQVAAELGYVRDDAAASLRRGNTNTIGVIVPRLTDTVMAMLYEALAHACTRSGRFAIVATTDDEPEADRGAAESLLKRGVDGLVLSTAREGDDFPVRLEKRGIPYVLALRSDGHSMSSVGDDRLGGYLATRHLLDLGHRRIGIIAGPSYASSSRGRLAGYRWAMSEAGAEVDPDWIVESTFGIDSGADAAERLMGAAARPTAIFAMNDNTAIGALSALVKLGLSVPEEVSLVGYNDIPIVSRLSVPLTSVRVPFDRIAAEALDLLSRGVSSANDRIRVAPPTLIPRASSAPCRSGEGL; this is encoded by the coding sequence GTGTTCAGCAGAGACGATCCGCAAGAGAGACAGGGGCGGGTGACGCTGCATGACGTCGCCGCGGCGTCGGGCGTATCGAAATCCACGGTGTCGCGAATTCTCGACGAGCGTTTGCCGAGGTCCGAGAGCGAGACGGCCCGCAAGGTGCGTCAGGTCGCCGCTGAACTCGGCTATGTGCGCGACGACGCGGCGGCAAGCCTGCGCCGTGGCAACACCAACACGATCGGGGTGATCGTGCCGCGACTGACGGATACGGTGATGGCGATGCTCTATGAGGCGTTGGCGCATGCCTGCACCCGCTCCGGGCGCTTCGCCATCGTGGCGACGACCGACGACGAGCCGGAGGCCGACCGGGGCGCGGCGGAAAGCCTGCTGAAGCGGGGCGTGGACGGTCTGGTCCTGTCGACGGCCAGGGAGGGCGACGATTTCCCGGTCCGGCTCGAGAAGCGGGGCATTCCCTATGTGCTGGCATTGCGCAGCGACGGGCACAGCATGTCGTCGGTCGGGGATGACCGGCTGGGAGGCTATCTGGCCACGCGCCATCTCTTGGATCTCGGCCATCGCCGGATCGGCATCATCGCCGGGCCAAGCTATGCGTCGAGCAGCCGAGGCCGGTTGGCCGGTTATCGCTGGGCGATGAGCGAGGCGGGGGCGGAGGTCGATCCCGACTGGATTGTCGAATCGACCTTCGGCATCGATTCCGGCGCTGACGCGGCCGAGCGCCTGATGGGTGCGGCGGCGCGCCCGACCGCGATCTTCGCCATGAACGACAACACCGCTATCGGCGCGCTGTCGGCGTTGGTGAAGCTCGGGCTGTCGGTCCCGGAGGAAGTTTCCCTGGTCGGCTACAACGACATCCCAATCGTCAGCCGCCTGTCGGTGCCGTTGACATCGGTGCGCGTGCCGTTCGACCGCATCGCGGCGGAAGCCCTGGATTTGCTGTCGCGGGGGGTGTCGTCCGCCAACGACCGCATCCGCGTTGCCCCGCCGACGCTCATTCCGCGTGCGTCATCGGCGCCCTGCCGATCCGGCGAGGGGCTTTGA
- a CDS encoding dihydrodipicolinate synthase family protein → MAIDWKGLNPAPVTLFKDNGDVDFDGNARLAKWLASIPGVKSLVILGHAGEGTFLTHDEQIELIRVYKDATPLPVVAGITGEGTKVAELEAKEKFEAGATGALVYPNHGWLRFGYQKGAPVDRYKAVAQSGLECILFQYPAVTKANYDLDTQLQIAAIPGVTATKNGVRDMKRWYNEIPALKNAFPDLAIMSCHDEWLLPTMFDVDGLLVGYGNMAPELLIEYLAAGKAQDYPLARKYHEQLLPITRAVYHRGSHMEGSVALKHALRARGLIDNVNVREPLKPLGDGADEEIRAAVKASGLTVIKNAA, encoded by the coding sequence ATGGCCATCGATTGGAAGGGACTGAACCCCGCGCCCGTTACGCTGTTCAAGGACAACGGCGATGTCGATTTCGACGGCAACGCCCGCCTGGCCAAGTGGCTGGCCTCGATCCCCGGCGTGAAGAGCCTGGTCATTCTCGGTCATGCCGGCGAGGGCACCTTCCTCACCCATGACGAACAGATCGAACTGATCCGCGTCTACAAGGACGCGACCCCGCTGCCGGTCGTCGCCGGCATCACCGGTGAAGGCACCAAGGTCGCCGAGTTGGAGGCGAAGGAGAAGTTCGAAGCCGGCGCCACCGGCGCCCTGGTCTACCCGAACCATGGCTGGCTGCGCTTCGGTTACCAGAAGGGCGCCCCGGTCGACCGCTACAAGGCCGTCGCCCAGTCCGGCCTGGAATGCATCCTGTTCCAGTATCCGGCGGTGACCAAGGCCAACTACGACCTGGACACCCAGTTGCAGATCGCCGCCATTCCGGGCGTCACCGCCACGAAGAACGGCGTGCGCGACATGAAGCGCTGGTACAACGAGATCCCGGCGCTGAAGAACGCCTTCCCGGACCTCGCCATCATGTCCTGCCATGACGAATGGCTGCTGCCGACGATGTTCGACGTCGACGGCCTGCTGGTGGGCTACGGCAACATGGCGCCCGAACTGCTGATCGAATATCTCGCCGCCGGCAAGGCGCAGGACTATCCGCTGGCCCGCAAGTATCACGAACAGCTTCTGCCGATCACCCGCGCGGTCTATCACCGCGGGTCGCACATGGAGGGTTCGGTCGCGCTGAAGCATGCCCTGCGCGCCCGCGGCCTGATCGACAACGTCAATGTCCGCGAGCCGCTGAAGCCGCTGGGCGACGGTGCCGACGAGGAAATCCGCGCCGCGGTGAAGGCGTCCGGACTGACCGTGATCAAGAACGCGGCCTGA
- a CDS encoding HEPN domain-containing protein gives MSEAFARYTPLVERTFALRAFNECETEINQHFWSFKVISEYSRFIARAEQAKSPNTPTSVVFHATGPDACRIPPTVSDWLSASDELENWLRLSALVSASSYLEVYLRQVVRSALMSDPLCRFSLARTLDGTKLLKANREMPYEKELESVTKGSWESRSAAFKSLFGSAPHILTSKANLSKLEKIRNMRNDFAHGFGRSLDVASPTSSSIGPSSRLTQRKFIEYVAALSKTAMGIDRFLIDNFIGNFEFIVFYHEWKSKPILAEDRKYTAPRALQRAFNRDARCPTSTEFCAGLIKFYDEI, from the coding sequence ATGTCCGAAGCGTTTGCACGATACACGCCCCTGGTTGAACGCACATTTGCCCTACGCGCGTTTAACGAATGCGAAACCGAAATCAATCAACACTTTTGGTCCTTCAAAGTAATTTCAGAGTATTCCCGCTTTATAGCGCGGGCCGAACAAGCGAAATCACCCAACACGCCTACATCAGTAGTTTTTCACGCGACTGGTCCCGATGCGTGCAGAATACCGCCGACTGTAAGTGATTGGCTTAGCGCTAGTGATGAACTCGAGAATTGGCTCCGCCTTAGTGCGTTGGTTTCCGCATCGTCCTATTTAGAGGTTTATCTTCGGCAAGTCGTCCGCTCTGCACTAATGTCAGACCCTCTTTGTCGGTTCAGTCTAGCAAGGACCTTGGATGGCACTAAATTACTTAAAGCCAACCGAGAAATGCCTTATGAGAAGGAACTTGAGAGCGTTACCAAGGGCAGCTGGGAGTCGCGGTCGGCAGCTTTTAAATCTTTGTTTGGATCCGCCCCTCACATCCTCACGTCGAAGGCTAATCTATCGAAGTTAGAGAAGATAAGAAATATGCGCAATGATTTTGCGCATGGATTTGGGAGAAGCTTAGATGTGGCAAGCCCGACAAGCTCCTCAATTGGGCCATCCAGCCGCCTCACACAAAGAAAGTTTATTGAATACGTCGCTGCCCTTTCGAAAACAGCGATGGGGATAGATCGTTTCCTGATCGATAATTTTATCGGCAATTTCGAATTCATTGTGTTTTATCACGAGTGGAAGTCGAAACCTATTCTAGCAGAGGACCGGAAGTACACTGCACCCCGTGCACTTCAGCGTGCTTTCAACCGCGACGCAAGATGCCCCACTAGTACCGAATTTTGTGCCGGCCTCATCAAATTTTATGATGAGATATGA
- a CDS encoding MFS transporter, with product MLMQTSGDAAASGRDAAAGQSASQFDGQADISARLERLPITKRVFWTRNIIGAATFFDGYTVIAIAYAMPVLVREWGLGPEQTGLILSMGYLGQLIGAVFFGWLAERIGRLSVLLFTILLFVSMDFACLFAWGAASMMAFRFIQGIGTGGEVPVASAYINEYIGSKGRGRFFLLYEVMFLLGLVGAGLIARALVPVYGWQAMFLVGIIPGIILIPFRFFMKESPRWLASKGRYAEADRIVGQLEASATASGHQLETPKPIPTRAKASSNWNELFSGFYRRRTFTIWAMWFCSYLVANGMITWLPTLYRQTFNLPLETSLMYGLLTSVAGVIASVACALLIDKVGRKRWYMCAFFAAPLPLLALAFLGATSPVEVLVLAGLAYAILQTITFSLYLYSAELYPTRMRALGTGLGSAWLRLGSSTGPILVGILMGSAGIQSVFATFAAVSLVGAVITALFAVETKGRVLEELSP from the coding sequence ATGCTCATGCAGACATCCGGGGATGCCGCCGCCTCCGGGCGAGACGCCGCGGCTGGACAGAGCGCCAGCCAATTCGATGGACAGGCGGACATCAGCGCCCGGCTTGAACGGCTTCCGATCACCAAACGGGTCTTCTGGACCCGCAACATCATCGGCGCCGCCACTTTCTTCGATGGCTATACGGTGATCGCCATCGCCTATGCGATGCCGGTTCTGGTTCGCGAATGGGGGCTTGGCCCGGAACAGACCGGACTGATCCTGTCGATGGGCTATCTGGGCCAGCTCATCGGCGCCGTCTTCTTCGGCTGGCTGGCCGAACGGATCGGCCGCCTCAGCGTCCTTCTCTTCACCATCCTGCTGTTCGTCAGCATGGATTTCGCCTGCCTGTTCGCCTGGGGTGCTGCGTCGATGATGGCGTTCCGCTTCATCCAGGGCATCGGCACCGGTGGCGAGGTGCCGGTCGCAAGCGCCTACATCAACGAATATATCGGATCGAAGGGACGCGGCCGCTTCTTCCTGCTCTACGAGGTGATGTTCCTGCTGGGCCTCGTCGGCGCCGGCCTCATCGCCCGGGCCCTGGTTCCGGTCTATGGCTGGCAGGCGATGTTCCTGGTCGGCATCATTCCCGGCATCATCCTGATCCCGTTCCGCTTCTTCATGAAGGAATCGCCGCGCTGGCTGGCCTCCAAGGGCCGTTACGCGGAGGCCGACCGGATCGTCGGCCAGTTGGAGGCGAGCGCCACGGCCTCGGGACATCAGCTTGAGACGCCGAAGCCCATCCCGACCCGGGCGAAAGCCAGCTCCAACTGGAACGAGCTGTTCTCCGGCTTCTATCGGCGCCGCACCTTCACCATCTGGGCGATGTGGTTCTGTTCCTATCTCGTCGCCAACGGCATGATCACCTGGCTGCCGACGCTGTACCGGCAGACCTTCAATCTGCCGCTCGAAACCAGCCTGATGTACGGTCTGCTGACCTCGGTCGCCGGAGTCATCGCGTCGGTCGCCTGCGCGCTGCTGATCGACAAGGTCGGGCGCAAGCGCTGGTACATGTGCGCCTTCTTCGCCGCTCCGCTGCCGCTTCTCGCCCTCGCTTTCCTCGGCGCCACCTCGCCGGTGGAGGTGCTGGTCCTCGCCGGGCTGGCCTATGCGATCCTGCAAACGATCACCTTCTCGCTCTACCTCTACTCGGCGGAGCTGTATCCCACCCGCATGAGGGCGCTCGGCACCGGGCTTGGCAGCGCCTGGCTGCGCCTCGGCTCTTCCACCGGTCCCATTCTGGTCGGCATTCTGATGGGGTCGGCCGGCATCCAGTCGGTGTTCGCGACCTTCGCCGCCGTCTCGCTGGTCGGCGCGGTCATCACCGCCCTCTTCGCCGTCGAGACCAAGGGCAGGGTTCTGGAAGAACTGTCGCCCTGA